In a single window of the Papaver somniferum cultivar HN1 chromosome 8, ASM357369v1, whole genome shotgun sequence genome:
- the LOC113304886 gene encoding helicase SEN1-like — MSSSSKKDGNEKRDSLVDQVFSWSLHDIFNHNLYKDKVNKIPKTFSSVNQYLDSYRYPLLEETHADFLSNMMNLYKAPKCKILSVEKHKHYKPPRNFIYTMLLDHMGEDGTPDKNVYKPQGSDIIAFSDVRPERVKDFVRVSYIPAMILGVDDEEIPYLVKVLTSKPIIVEDENGEENLINDPLFAVYLINMTTNLRIWRALHPSGARNENIIKEALRANSQAEVDCNICSQEAELVLSKGLQSFNLNESQFGAVLRSIATSSCSHKNSVKLIWGPPGTGKTKTIGILLWALLKMKCKALTCAPTNTAVVEVTRRLMSIVGETLESNNYGLGDIVLFGNDKRMNIDARGDLGDVFLDYRSKILWDCLNPRTGWGVQLKSMICLLEEAYQQFLVYGENKKLEKEKDVSCKMEQMEEIEEETVGLSVTVGQSGESSTGEEAVNEEFSEFLLKRFSLIEKDMRFSIESISSHMPTSFISVTMVNKMYTTLDLLKFFRVSLVKDSYSNQELKKVFSDSEIKDCSSKTTSVLLLRKSRVECLEVLRFLEEFKFPNFHDVGSIKEFCLQKACLIFCTASSSAKLSTIKELKLVIIDEAAQLKECESAIPLQLTYVRHAILIGDERQLPAMVQSKISEKAEFGRSLFERLVSLGQNKHLLNIQYRMHPSISVFPNVEFYNKQILDAPTVKGRTYTRNLLQGRMYGPFSFIDVSYGKEEFNDMHSCRNPVEVAVISAIIENLYKASIANNNKVSVGVISPYKAQVFALIDKLGNRFEAHSNFSVSVRSVDGFQGAEEDVIIMSTVRSNGNGSVGFLSNHQRTNVALTRARYCLWVVGNGQTLMNSDSVWRKLVQSSKDRGCFFRVDDDKMLSKAVIDSLIELNQLEDLLNMDSLLFKGAKWKVIFGDGFWSSLSGIKSVEFRKNLVSLLMKLSSGWRQRSQKEKELKTNDGDVAQLLQRNQINGRLNLLWTTDIVKEKSNYIQVLKILDILPSAEIPPRLAKSLDAIFQSYTVQKMCRCKHKRLEGVLEVPMSWEISPDDTIGAGTNYEDLSAALASLNLAKEHIPKSHGSRGQSSRASKPRGFRNKATSKQEWHVV; from the exons ATGTCATCTTCTTCGAAGAAAGATGGCAATGAAAAAAGAGATAGTTTGGTTGACCAAGTGTTCTCTTGGTCTCTTCATGATATTTTCAATCATAATCTTTACAAAGATAAG GTAAACAAAATTCCAAAGACATTCTCATCAGTGAACCAATACTTGGATTCATACCGTTATCCTCTTCTTGAAGAGACACATGCTGATTTCTTGTCAAATATGATGAATTTGTATAAGGCACCGAAATGCAAAATTCTATCTGTTGAGAAACATAAACATTATAAACCACCCAGGAACTTCATTTACACTATGTTATTAGATCATATGGGAGAAGATGGAACACCTGACAAGAACGTATACAAGCCTCAAGGTTCTGATATAATTGCTTTCTCAGATGTGAGGCCTGAGCGTGTCAAGGACTTTGTTCGAGTGTCATATATTCCTGCTATGATTTtaggtgttgatgatgaggagaTACCTTATTTGGTAAAAGTTCTTACGTCAAAACCCATTATAGTAGAAGATGAAAACGGTGAAGAGAACCTGATTAATGATCCCCTTTTTGCTGTATATCTTATAAACATGACAACAAATCTTCGCATATGGAGGGCACTACATCCAAGTGGCGCCAGAAATGAAAATATTATCAAGGAGGCTCTGCGGGCTAATTCCCAG GCTGAAGTTGACTGTAACATCTGTTCTCAAGAAGCTGAACTGGTTCTCAGCAAAGGCTTGCAGTCGTTCAATCTCAACGAATCTCAATTTGGTGCAGTGTTACGTTCTATTGCAACAAGTTCATGTAGTCACAAAAATTCAGTCAAGCTTATCTGGGGGCCTCCTGGCACTGGGAAAACAAAGACAATTGGTATACTTCTTTGGGCACTTTTAAAAATGAAATGTAAGGCTCTTACATGCGCTCCAACTAACACCGCAGTTGTGGAGGTAACTAGAAGGCTGATGAGTATTGTTGGGGAAACCTTGGAAAGTAACAATTATGGGTTGGGTGACATAGTATTATTTGGgaatgataaaagaatgaatattgATGCTCGTGGCGACCTTGGAGATGTTTTTCTTGATTATCGCAGTAAGATACTGTGGGATTGCTTGAACCCACGCACTGGATGGGGAGTTCAGTTAAAATCAATGATATGTTTGCTTGAAGAAGCATATCAGCAGTTCCTTGTCTACGGAGAAAATAAAAAActagagaaagagaaagatgttTCTTGTAAAATGGAGCAAATGGAAGAAATAGAAGAGGAAACAGTAGGCCTTTCTGTAACCGTTGGACAATCTGGTGAAAGTAGCACCGGTGAGGAAGCGGTAAATGAAGAATTTAGTGAGTTTCTACTAAAACGGTTTTCGTTGATAGAGAAAGACATGAGATTTTCAATTGAATCTATCTCTTCTCACATGCCTACCTCATTCATTTCTGTCACAATGGTAAACAAAATGTACACTACCCTTGATTTGCTCAAGTTTTTTCGGGTTTCGCTAGTAAAGGATTCTTATTCCAATCAAGAGCTCAAGAAAGTCTTCTCTGATTCTGAAATAAAAGATTGCAGCAGCAAAACAACCTCTGTGTTGCTATTACGGAAGAGCCGAGTTGAGTGCCTTGAAGTTTTGAGATTCCTTGAAGAGTTTAAGTTTCCTAATTTTCATGATGTAGGATCGATAAAAGAGTTTTGTTTGCAAAAGGCTTGCCTCATTTTCTGCACTGCTTCAAGCTCAGCCAAACTAAGTACAATTAAGGAACTGAAGTTGGTAATCATCGATGAAGCTGCCCAACTTAAAGAGTGTGAATCAGCTATTCCGCTTCAACTAACTTATGTCAGACATGCAATTCTCATAGGCGATGAACGACAATTGCCTGCAATGGTTCAAAGCAAG ATTTCTGAAAAGGCTGAGTTTGGTAGAAGTCTCTTTGAGAGATTGGTGTCACTCGGTCAGAATAAGCATCTCTTGAATATCCAGTACAGAATGCACCCTTCCATAAGTGTTTTCCCAAATGTTGAATTCTACAACAAACAAATATTAGATGCTCCAACTGTCAAAGGAAGAACTTATACCAGAAATTTGCTTCAAGGGAGAATGTACGGGCCTTTCTCGTTTATAGATGTTTCTTATGGGAAGGAGGAATTCAATGATATGCACAGCTGCAGAAATCCGGTGGAAGTAGCAGTGATTTCAGCCATAATTGAGAACCTTTACAAag CTTCAATTGCAAACAATAACAAAGTCAGTGTTGGGGTTATATCCCCTTACAAAGCACAAGTATTTGCGCTCATTGATAAACTTGGCAACAGATTTGAGGCACACAGTAATTTCTCAGTGAGTGTTCGATCTGTTGATGGGTTTCAAGGAGCCGAGGAAGATGTTATAATTATGTCTACTGTCAGGTCCAATGGCAACGGATCAGTGGGATTCCTCTCGAATCATCAAAGAACAAATGTTGCTCTAACAAGGGCAAG GTACTGCCTTTGGGTTGTGGGGAATGGACAAACTTTAATGAACAGTGATTCAGTGTGGAGGAAACTAGTGCAATCTTCTAAGGACAGGGGATGTTTCTTTAGAGTTGATGATGACAAGATGTTATCGAAAGCAGTTATAGACTCCTTGATTGAGCTTAACCAGCTTGAAGATTTACTAAACATGGATTCTTTACTCTTTAAAGGTGCTAAATGGAAG GTTATCTTTGGTGATGGATTTTGGAGCTCTTTATCGGGAATAAAGAGTGTTGAGTTCCGCAAGAACTTAGTTTCTTTGTTAATGAAGCTTTCAAGTGGATGGCGTCAACGTTCTCAAAAAGAAAAGGAGCTCAAAACTAATGATGGGGATGTTGCACAGCTATTGCAGAGGAACCAGATCAATGGGCGTCTAAATCTACTTTGGACTACAGATATTGTCAAAGAAAAGTCAAATTACATCCAAGTGCTAAAAATTTTGGATATACTGCCGTCAGCGGAGATACCTCCTAGACTTGCTAAAAGTCTAGATGCCATTTTTCAGAGTTACACAGTCCAAAAAATGTGCCGCTGCAAGCACAAACGTCTTGAAGG gGTACTAGAAGTTCCAATGAGTTGGGAGATCAGTCCTGATGATACTATTGGTGCTGGAACTAATTATGAGGACTTGTCAGCTGCACTGGCTTCACTAAATCTTGCTAAGGAACACATCCCAAAGAGTCATGGTTCAAG GGGTCAGAGTTCACGAGCGTCAAAGCCCAGGGGATTCAGGAACAAGGCTACGTCAAAGCAGGAGTGGCACGTAGTATAA
- the LOC113306401 gene encoding sulfite exporter TauE/SafE family protein 3-like, translated as MEVFVFGWRIIVGSIIGFLGGALGSIGGGGGGGIFVPMLIFIIGFDHGSSAPISKCMVAGAAVTTVYYNLKRRHPTLEMPVMDYNLALLIQPMLMLGISIGVSLRLVFPDWIVTILLVILVIGPLTMAILKGIPIWKKETILKKDVVKCLEYGTVGEESGNKPVSSSSSGGTPMKTNSVVPIFENVYWNELVILIFIWMAFLLLQIAKIPVSVGGSLYQADSLYKGKKVIALMGVGGMKWKKHQLIIYCLTGLLSGMVGELLRLGSSFILVPFFLELGIAPQVSSATATFIVMFSASLSAIEFYYLTPFPIPYALYFLSVAATGGFLGQHVGRKMVTLLGRPSVIIFVVVFNIFVCTILLGGVGIVDAIEKIELNQYLGFRNLCQRHA; from the exons ATGGAA GTATTTGTATTCGGTTGGCGGATTATTGTTGGTTCAATTATCGGGTTTTTGGGAGGTGCACTTGGGAGTATAGGAGGAGGTGGCGGGGGTGGAATTTTTGTTCCCATGCTTATCTTTATCATAGGATTTGATCATGGATCGTCCGCTCCAATATCAAAAT GCATGGTGGCAGGTGCAGCTGTAACAACCGTATACTACAACCTCAAGCGAAGGCATCCAACCCTTGAAATGCCAGTTATGGATTACAACTTGGCACTTCTCATCCAGCCAATGCTCATGCTTGGGATCAGTATAGGAGTTTCTTTACGCTTGGTTTTTCCTGACTGGATAGTCACAATTCTTCTAGTTATTCTTGTTATAG GCCCATTAACCATGGCGATCTTAAAAGGTATACCAATATGGAAAAAGGAAACCATCTTAAAGAAG GACGTTGTCAAGTGTTTGGAGTATG GTACTGTTGGCGAAGAATCGGGCAACAAACCCGTATCAAGCAGTTCAAGTGGTGGCACTCCGATGAAGACAAATTCAGTG GTTCCTATCTTTGAGAATGTTTACTGGAACGAACTTGTCATTCTCATTTTTATCTGGATGGCGTTCCTTCTTCTGCAGATTGCAAAG ATCCCAGTTTCAGTTGGAGGGTCTTTGTATCAGGCAGATAGCTTATATAAGGGAAAGAAGGTGATTGCTTTAATGGGAGTAGGGGGCATGAAATGGAAAAAGCATCAGCTAATAATATACTGTTTAACTGGTTTACTTTCTGGTATGGTTGGTGAGCTTCTTCGTCTTGGTTCCAGCTTCATTTTGGTTCCTTTCTTCTTGGAGCTTGGCATTGCTCCTCAG GTCTCTAGTGCTACAGCTACTTTCATCGTGATGTTCTCTGCATCCTTATCTGCTATTGAGTTTTACTATCTAACGCCTTTTCCGATCCCTTATG CACTATACTTCCTCTCCGTGGCAGCTACCGGTGGGTTTCTAGGCCAGCATGTAGGAAGAAAGATGGTCACATTACTTGGGAGGCCATCTGTTATTATTTTCGTtgtagttttcaacattttcgtGTGCACAATTTTATTAG GTGGTGTTGGAATAGTGGATGCCATCGAGAAGATTGAGCTAAACCAGTACTTGGGATTTCGGAATCTGTGTCAAAGACATGCTTAG
- the LOC113306402 gene encoding uncharacterized protein LOC113306402, which produces MSSLLEENLENIFLRLQVKQPLRRRCVCKLWCTLIHTANFISKHLNLSIKEYNSTLLLKCYRPGYKDNGVEISGSCNGLLCVRTSFPGGEDEDAISLWNPSSNEYKELPSSPNEFSSEDTGLYGFAYDSQDDDYKVVRVVDYYYNNYYDTGMTSRCIRAKISDPNFVGIAFDIGTETFKDLEVEWLHLPESDEDIYNYSLGVLRRFIVSAHGFGYDSETDDYKFVDLGCISGESDKSEMHIYSLRSDSWKPAKYIPYVCKEDVLVPGLYFNGSLHCTPVDGFEIKYHSGVRGDVEVLVLYDPKDERARVLKLDKDMNPVHSQLETYVQSLVSLKPGAHRKQENKDTSKAMKV; this is translated from the exons ATGTCAAGCCTTCTGGAGGAGAACCTGGAGAACATCTTTTTAAGGTTACAAGTGAAGCAGCCATTAAGACGCAGGTGTGTATGCAAGCTTTGGTGTACACTAATCCATACTGCAAATTTCATTTCTAAACATCTCAATCTTAGTATCAAAGAATACAACAGTACACTATTGTTGAAGTGTTACCGGCCTGGTTATAAAG ATAATGGAGTAGAGATATCGGGATCTTGTAATGGATTGCTTTGCGTACGCACTAGCTTCCCTGGTGGTGAGGATGAGGATGCAATTAGTCTTTGGAACCCATCTTCTAATGAGTACAAGGAATTACCTTCATCACCAAATGAATTTTCAAGTGAGGACACCGGTTTATATGGGTTTGCCTATGACTCTCAGGATGATGATTACAAGGTTGTAAGAGTCGTGGACTATTACTATAATAATTATTATGATACTGGAATGACGTCGAGGTGTATAC GAGCTAAAATTAGTGACCCCAACTTTGTCGGAATAGCTTTCGATATCGGTACTGAGACATTCAAGGACTTGGAAGTAGAATGGCTACATCTACCAGAGAGTGATGAGGATATCTATAATTACAGCTTGGGAGTCTTAAGGAG GTTTATCGTATCAGCACATGGGTTTGGATATGATTCTGAGACTGATGACTACAAGTTTGTCGATCTTGGGTGTATAAGCGGTGAATCCGATAAGTCTGAAATGCATATATATTCTTTAAGATCAGATTCATGGAAACCAGCGAAATACATCCCTTACGTGTGTAAAGAAGATGTACTAGTACCAGGGCTGTACTTTAATGGATCTCTTCATtg CACACCTGTGGATGGATTTGAA ATTAAATATCATTCGGGGGTCCGCGGTGATGTTGAGGTTTTGGTTTTGTATGACCCAAAGGATGAAAGAGCAAGGGTTTTGAAGCTCGATAAGGATATGAATCCAGTACATTCACAGTTGGAGACTTACGTGCAGAGCTTAGTTTCACTTAAACCCGGTGCGCACAGAAAGCAGGAAAATAAGGATACAAGTAAAGCAATGAAGGTATAA